gggcgcGGGGATGGAGGAGGGcgaggggggcaggaggagggttggggggcaggaggagggttgaggggcaggaggagggcgaGGGGAAGGCTGGCTGAAGCGTGGCGGCTGTACGGGGTGAGCgaggggtgctgctgggggagcaaaTCCTGCTCCCCCCGAGGGCTGGCTGTGCCGGGGACGGGGGCAGCCCGTAGGCCGAGCCTGGCGGTGTGTTCGGCGCCATCCCGTCACCTAGAAGCTGCTCGTGGTGgtgtttttattgctgagctAAGGTCTGTGTCCTTCAGGGATCTGGTATCTCTAGGGAGAAGGCTGAAGGTTGGATTCCTAATTTCAAAGAGGCTTCTTGGGGTACGGAAGTACCTTACTGGAGCAGGGACCGTGTGCGTTACCAGAGCTTAACGAACTTAACGAAGGGAGGTCTGAAACAATGCCTTGCTCAGACGAGCACCGCGCCGCCCGTCTGTGCTGGCCGCTTCCTCTCGTGTTTACTCACTGCGTGAGTCACGGGACAGCGTGTGCCTTAAACTTGTTATGACACATTATCCCGCGTGTGTCATAAGAGCTGTCTGCAGTAAAGCCTGCCCAAATGAATCGTAGCTGGACGAGCAGCTGGAACAACAGCGTGGAGAGCTGCCACCTCCAGCTGGAAGGAGATTGTCCGGGAGCAGAAGTCACCGCCCCACATCTCCACAAGTAACTGAGCTGCTGAGGTTCTGATGGCTCCTTTTTCTTTACCTAGACTTCTTCTTTTCCGTGCTGCAAAAAACCTAGAGTGTTTCCAGGTGTTCAGACAGaacttcttgtttttcagtctgtgcCCTTTGTGTCTGGTCCTGCCCCCAGGCACTACcaaaaagagcctggctctgacTTCTTTGTGCCCTTCCCTCAGGTATTTTTAGACATTAAGATCCCCCcaagccttctccaggctgaacagccccagctccccaccttTTATCACAGGAGAGATACCCCCGTCCCTTACTTGTCTTGGTGGCCCTACTCTTCCCAGTAGCTCCATATCTCTctggtactggggagcccagaactggacccagcagTCCAGGCGCAGCCTcgctggtgctgagcagaggggaagaatcagctcccttgacctgctggcaatgttTTGCCTAAAGGAGCCCAGCATACCATGAGCCTTTGCTGCAACAAGGGCATGTTCCTGGATATTTTTCCCCATAGTATCCATGAGGATGCCCAGGgccttttctgctgggctgctttccagctgggtggcccacagcatgtactggtgcctggggttgctCCCCAGGGCCAGGCTTTGCAATTCCCCTTGCTCAgcccttttctccaggctgttGAAGTCCATCTGGGTGGTAGCACGATACCCTTGGTGTATCTACCACCCCTGCCCATATTGtatcattggcaaacttgctgggGCTATCTTTTGCCCTGTCATCCAGATCtttgatgaagatgttgagcAGGAGTGGCCCCGCTATTGACTGCTGGGGTACACTGCTCGTTACTGGCTTACAACTTGACTTCGTGCCACTGTTCACCATCCTCTGTGCCCAGCCGTGCAGCTCATCCAGCCTGTGCTTCATCAGCTTCTCTCAGGATCTTACGGGAGATGGTGTTggaagccttactgaagtcaaagtAGAAAATACTACCCtgttaaaaagcagttttgcagagGCCTCAGTAGCAAAATACCTCTGTTTAAGGACTTTCATGTGCGGTAATGGAGACTACACAGATGAAAAGTAtgttcttttcaaaatctatGAAGTGAAGCAGGTTAACCGGCCAGGCAAACTTCAACAGATGCTGAGCTTGTGGTGTAGAactgagacttttttttgaaattggGATATCCTTGATTGACAAGACAATCTTGACCAGCTTTTGTTGTGAGTTTACTGCTTCTGGTTTATTTAACACAAATTTGTATGTCTGCATATTGCcttgcaaactgaaaacaaaataatgacaaccctgaaaatgtttttattggtacttaaatttaaaaaaaaaaaaaaaaaaaaacttgtaaaattGAGTACAACACGCAAAATCATCACTTCTGAGTcctgctttacttttttcttccaacagtTCAGTGTATGTGAGCAAAACCAGATGCGGTTTAACTCACTTTGACCATTTTGGTATAATatgaatgtaattaaaattaaatgtaggTTGTCCAAATTTAAGCAGGTTGAATAAAAAagttaatgtgttttaaaagcagtgtaTTTGTTGTCCTTTGGTCCTCCACGGTGGCAGTAGCTACAGTCAATCATAGAGCACATCAGAAGGCTGTGAGTCTGATGTGACTCACTGCACTGTTTCATCCAATTGTAATGTAAGAGGAGAATTTCAACCAAACACCTGGGAtctagaaataagaaaaaatgtttagcttAACGCTTTATCTTGGCTTAAcaaaagtctgttttttaaaaatatatatgtaacatCAACTCCCGTAGTTGCATAAAGTTGGCTGTTTCTAATGTCgttttttcttctcacctttCACCTTTTCTGGAGTTATCCTGGTAGCAGCTCAAAGACAAATGGAAGAGTCTGTCTAAACTTTAGTATGCAAGATGCTATTGacattatattttactttaaattgcTAACTCACCAATGCAGTTGTATGAGAGACTGTTCCATTCTTGGGTATCATAAAGTTTGTTCTGAATcaactttcagaaatgttccGTTAGAATGACCTCAGCTTTGTGCAGTTTGCTGTTTTGAGTTTACTTTCATGTATTATGATGCTGCTGGGCAACTAATGTTTTTAATGAGGCATTGGTTCTTATTTTGATATGTCTCTTTTCTGGTTTTAGCAATATATGGTGACTCTGTCAGCGTCTGACCATCccaataatgaaaacagaagctaaggatggagaagaggaaagccTGCAGACAGCATTCAAAAAGCTAAGAGTTGACGCAGCTGGGTAAGTACCAGCACAGGGAGGTACAGAGTTAACATATTACGAATGGACTGGAAGGGAACACCCTCACTGTTAAATCTGAAGGAACGAGGTGATTCCAAAAGGTTAGGCACTGAAAGCCTTCATTCTagttaaatggaaataaattcacTAGCTGTAGACTGCGCTTCTAAAGGGATTGTGATTCGTTCAATCATTATTAGGTCCCAACAGGCTTGAAACAAACCTTATAATATGCAGCAACTGACAGCgtatttgaaatgaattttgGCATGAATCTGGCTGCCAGAGGTCATATCCATAGCAGTGGAACTGTACTCGAAGTTAGCTTACTGCCATGGCTTTAAAGGCCTGTCGTGAGAATAAACTCCCATCTTTTCCCAGGAGAGAAATATTCTTTCCATATCAGTAAAGGAGGGCATTAGCTGCAATGCATGATTCCCACACAAACTATTTTCATTGATGTTACTtacaaattttctgtttataactAAAAACACTAAATGGGAAAGAATGCTTTTTGTGTTGTCTTGTTTCATGGGAGATCTGAGATGTGGCACTTAACCCTCACTGTCCCAGGAAGAAGAACACAAGCAGAATGTGTCTTCTGTTAGTGACAATCATTTTTTatctaaaacaaacagatgGCTTCTgtatcatgttttttttttctgctgacaaATGTGTGTGATTACATATTAGGTGTATAGTACTGAATTTCAGTAAGCTACTGGCAGTGGTGCAGTTATGCTGGTGGCGGAAACAAAAGTGTAAGTAAGGCGGAATATAAGTATCAAGTTGGTAATTGGAATTACTTTAGAAGCTAAATGGCAAGTAGAAGGACTTCTAAAATTATCTTTCATTTAAGTAATTAAGCTCATTAGGAATCTATCACCACCGTGCCTCTCAATACTTTGGTATCTCTAGTCCCACCCCTAAGTCAGGCACACTTTAATTATGGTAGTTTTTACTGTTGACCTTCAATTTACTACTGtgttgatgttttttaaaatggaaaatagcaGGTGCTTGACTGATAGGTTAGTCTCTTAAATGCCAGCTAATGCCATCCTAGAACAGCGTGCAAAgacttatttttacttttcagggGATCAGTCCtccttaaaaaacaatttaagaaaaggatttggaaaaaaaatttccttgtCAATTCCAGATTAATATGTAAAACCGCAACTTGGCAAAATTGTTCTGGTATTGTCACAGCTCATTGAAAATGGCAGTTTGGGAGGTTTTTATAGCACCAGGGAAATTAGTAATTTTTTATGATCTCTGGCTTGAATAGAAGTTGAAAATCTGTCACAATTCTGTTGCTGAAGAGATCAAACTTGCAGTAGTATGAAGAGTTTTAGTTTATGTCGTCCTAGACAAAGACACAAGTGTTCTTCAGATAAACAAAGTCTATTTATGTCCAAAGAACATGTATTTTTAGGAAAGAATAGCTTATTTGTCTGTGGAAAAAGAGGCACATTTCTTCAGTaatgtttttccccctctcctctgctaTTTAGCTATTTTGTGTGCTTCATCACTGAGGTGTGGAGTTCGGATTTGCGATCTGTTTGCAGTACGACGCCACCTTCAGTGAAAGCTTGTTATACAAGCTTTTGACACAGGAATGTGTCAGACTTGAGTTGTCTTTGTGGGCAGGTCTTTTAAGACGTgtcataaatgatttggagCAGTGTCGTCTGGAAAAGAAGTTTCATGAGCTTTTTCACATTCATAATGCGAACCAACCTAGGCTGTTACgttttcattctcttttcacAGATCTACTGCTTCTCTTCCTGTTGGTGAGGGGACAAGTCCAAGAGCACTAGTTAGAACAGCAGCAGATGAAAACAAGCCTAAGAACGTGTGTACTTCTAAGGAAACCTGGCATGGGTGAGAGAAGCTAGGGATTGTCAGACTACTTCAAATGTGATTGCAttgaaagtgaattttaaatagGGGCCCAGTTACTGGAAAATTTGGCTAAAGAAGGGAcccacatttatttcattaaaaacactATATAAAAACATTCCGCACTACCTTTTTCTTGTCATATGTGACTACTGTTCTCATTTACAGTTATATGAAGTGCAAGGAAATGCTGTTCAGCTTTAGGTACATAAACATTATAAATGTTTCGTAATATAAATGCGaagtgctgtttttcagataatCTCTTGGAATAACCATTCAACATTGCAGATGTCAGTATGCCTTGGGAAGTAGATTAAAGAATTTTTCTTGAATATCTATTCAGAACTTCACACGTCTACTGAAACAAAACTACCCTCTTGCCTCGAGTCATTGGTTTTGTGCTGTCGTCTTGTGTTTTGTCCTTCTCTTGGAGGTTATTTATCTTCTCTCCCATGCTTTACTCATTTTGTAATCCTAAAGACGTGCACTTCAGGTTTCATTTCCGAGGTgtctcttttatattttatacagGTGCTTGACTAGAACAATGTAAAATTCCAAGACAGTGGAATACCCTGAGCAAATACCTGATGTTAAAGCTCTTGCATGCAACACTAGATATCTTGCCTGATGTTATTTATAATCCAGTAAGTCTTTTAGTGAAACTTCACTCACTTTTCCTATCTTTCCATGGTAGGCCTGTGAAGAAGCCTTCAAGAGGAGTTGTGAGAACCCAGCGTCGCAGGCGTTCCAAATCTCCAATTCTTCATCCTCCAAAGTTTGTCCATTGCTGCACAAAATCACATTCCACGTGCAGCCAAATGGTGCACAAGAGCCAGATTGATGCCCCAGATGACAGCACAGGGTTTGGGATGCCAATCCCAAAGGAAGTTTGTGCACATGAACGATGCCGTATTGCTCCAGACATTGACCAGAAGGGAGATGATGTTGATTCTTCAGGAGCTTCTGTTGCGCAGTCTGCATCAgagaacaaacaggaaaactCTCCTGCTGCCATTTCTCTAGAATCCAAAGCAGGCCCAAAGACTACGGAGCTCTCTGACTTTCAATCTGTGTCCAAGCTGAACAAGAATAAGCCGTGTGCCTGTGCAGATAAAGCCTGTCAGTGTAAACGATGGCAAGATATGGAGGTGTACAAATTCTCTGGCTTGCAGAACGCTTTCCCGTTGGCACCTGATAGAATAACAGTTGCTGAGGATCACTCTCAAGCTTTGCCATCAAGAACTCCATCAAGTTCTCCACGCTCTTGCTCTGAGCAAGCCAGGGCCTTTGTGGATGATGTGACTATTGAAGATCTTTCGGGATACATGGAATATTACTTGTATATTCCAAAGAAAATGTCTCACATGGCAGAAATGATGTACACCTGACAGCGAGGAGCACTAAAAACAGACGTGTGGGTCGTTTAAATGTGACCTCAGTCACATTCATGTGAGATGCAATCCAATCATTGCTCACTGTGCTTGCAATAAAAAACTTTCTTTGCCTCCTAGGTAATGTTCATTATTTCAGCTGTACAAACACTTTAGCTTAAGCATTATAGTTTAAACTTGGAATAGCTAATGAAGTAAACAGTGAGGGTCTTTAAAGTATCTGCCTATACTTGAGAGATCTAATGTGGGAAACTCTACCTCGTTTTCAAAATCCTCCTGTTTCAGTTTGTTGGAAGGGAAGAGTCTCTAGGTCTCCTGGTGGTTAGAGCTCTTATGTGAGAAACTTGGTGTACTTCAGCTTCTTTGAAGTCACTTTGGCCTCAGTTTGTAATGCTTAGGCTTGCATTTTTGGACAACTGTgcctctgattttatttcataaaggaTGATCGTCTCCCATCCTCAGCTTGGTACAAATTCTAGTCTAGGCAAATTCAGGAGTgagaatttgctttttctgggTGTAGACATTGTTATTCCTTTGTGCCTAAAGAGAGGCTTTATTACAGTCACCTAAACAGACACCCTCCTTCACCTGTCTTTGTTCAGTTAGTCAGGTGAAGGTAGATTAACAAAGGAAAGAGTTGCTTGCTAGGCTGCCTGATCAGAAAGGAAATGCGGACTATCAAAGGAAGACCTGATTCAAGAGGTTATCGTGATCTCTGTAGTATTTTCTAGTGGGAAAACGTGAAGCAAGTGTAACTCTTCACTGAATGTCCAGAAGGCCTTAGAGGCTTGTTTGCAGGAGCAGAAATATCCTGCTTTCTTCAGGAGTGTTGCTTCTCAAGTTGACGGAAGTAAAAATAAGATGGACTCTGTTAGGTTTATTTTTAGGAAGGCCAAAACGGCATTTGCCAGCTTCAGAGGTCCTAACTTAGTGTTTCTTCAGCTTTGTTCAGCCTGCTCTAAAACACCAAATGCAGCTATTCCAGTGTTAGGTTGTCAGCTGCACAGTAGGGAAATCTTGAgcactgtattttcttccctctccaaTCTTTTTACTGAACCATTGTCACTTCAGATGCCTTGTCCAAGTCCAGAGTATTGGTGGAGCCTTGCAGTCTTCCTGAAGTGTACTTCAGAAATAACCAGCTTGCCGTACTTGATATGTGTAAGCGCAATcactttatattttcatatgtgTATAGCAAAAGAGCATCGTATCATACAACATGATTTGGTGAGGGGAGATGAGCAGTGTAAAGTTTGTCTTTATTGTTTGCTGTACCTGAACTTTTCTTGCCTGTACGGTCTGGAGAGAAAACTGAGACAAACATTTCCCTGCTAAATACCTTggcattattctttttttcttttaataccaTCTCTGTGGCAGTACCTAGTATTTTGTGGAAAGTTAGTTACCAAAGTCAAGTGGCTGTGTAAATTTAGCTATTATTGCCCAAAGTTTTGAAGTGTCAGCTACCCCTTGTGGATTGTGTTTGGGTCTTCCTTCAGTTTCCCTGCTCTTGGGTAGCTGTATTTCTGCTACTGGTACTTTGAATtcaaggcatttattttttgactatTGTCTGCAATAGACTGGGCTGCAAAATGACGTTACTTCTcaaataattattctttgcTATTCCCAAACGTTTGCTAGTAGCAGCTGCATCACCATTGCATGTAACATGGTAGGTATCATGGTGATGTGAAGACCTTTTTTCAAtatatgttgttttttaacatttctttgatAATCACCACAGACCTGTACTTGCGGGGTTTAGGATTAAAATGCCAGGTGCTCGATACCACTTTCTATAAAGCGGATTGAAATCCAGGAGGTAgtgtgaaaaacagagaaaggtgAACTGGTGCAGACTGGGACGGGAAACAGGTGAACTGGTGCAGACTGGGATGGGAAGTGAGTGCTGCAGGGCCACTAGAGGTCACCCCATTCCGAGTCGGGGCTGGCTGGGTGCGGCTGACTCCTTGCCTCACCAGCCTTCAAAGCAGAACGTcaatttttctgccaaaaagaagaaatcagcGGAGCTCTGGGTGGTGCCTGATTACACACAAGATTTTAGTGTTTTCTAAAGTTTGATTGCATGGCTGATTCAGTACTCAGTACAGGCTCTCTAAATGCCACCATGTGCATAAATTACTAATATTTAAACAGCAGTCTATCAGTTCACAACTGTGCTACGTAATTAGGAAGAGTTTCTAAGTAAATAATTACATGGTCCCGGACTTGGCATCCTCCTAGGACAGTTACAACATACTTGGGCTGGTAAATCCTGGAACACTGCAAAACAGCAGGCCGTGGGCAGCTGCAAAGTGCTGCGTTAATGCTTTCAGCCCTGATACTACACGCTGCTTGGGTCTGCCCAGGAGCCACAAACCAAAAACCTCCAGCTTTGCTTGGAGAAAACATCAATTTCCAGCCCTGCGTGGTGCAGAGCAAACCTCGAAAGCATGACTAAGTAGtctgaaagttttttgtttgttttgttttttttcgaATTTCTGACATGAGTCAATTTTAAGATTTGACATTAAAGTAGAAAAGGGGTTGGGGGGTCTGGTTCTGCCAAGGGGCACTTGTGAGTTGTGTCAGTCCCATATCCAAGGAGCCCATTCCCTCGTTTATGTGGCTGAGTAATTTGTGAGGCTTTTTGCAATTCTCTTCACAGCGGTGGTCCTCACCTGTGCCTGCACAGGAAGATGTACGGCTGTTGTGTCGTTTATGTGACATTTAGACACGTTTAGCTCTTCCAGCAGTCACACGCGCTTTCTTCAGCGCCTCTTTGGCAGCTCAGGAGGTTCTCCAAGGTGCACCGCTGTGTTTGAGGCTGGAGCTTTGCCCCGAAAG
This genomic window from Cygnus olor isolate bCygOlo1 chromosome 16, bCygOlo1.pri.v2, whole genome shotgun sequence contains:
- the LOC121078900 gene encoding oxidative stress-responsive serine-rich protein 1-like isoform X2; this translates as MKTEAKDGEEESLQTAFKKLRVDAAGPVKKPSRGVVRTQRRRRSKSPILHPPKFVHCCTKSHSTCSQMVHKSQIDAPDDSTGFGMPIPKEVCAHERCRIAPDIDQKGDDVDSSGASVAQSASENKQENSPAAISLESKAGPKTTELSDFQSVSKLNKNKPCACADKACQCKRWQDMEVYKFSGLQNAFPLAPDRITVAEDHSQALPSRTPSSSPRSCSEQARAFVDDVTIEDLSGYMEYYLYIPKKMSHMAEMMYT
- the LOC121078900 gene encoding oxidative stress-responsive serine-rich protein 1-like isoform X1, with amino-acid sequence MKTEAKDGEEESLQTAFKKLRVDAAGSTASLPVGEGTSPRALVRTAADENKPKNVCTSKETWHGPVKKPSRGVVRTQRRRRSKSPILHPPKFVHCCTKSHSTCSQMVHKSQIDAPDDSTGFGMPIPKEVCAHERCRIAPDIDQKGDDVDSSGASVAQSASENKQENSPAAISLESKAGPKTTELSDFQSVSKLNKNKPCACADKACQCKRWQDMEVYKFSGLQNAFPLAPDRITVAEDHSQALPSRTPSSSPRSCSEQARAFVDDVTIEDLSGYMEYYLYIPKKMSHMAEMMYT